A window from Sphingobacterium hotanense encodes these proteins:
- a CDS encoding Fur family transcriptional regulator codes for MKVDMDSENLDHQQEEFAQILKANKLKITQPRLRVLDTISTKTAAISQPELEKILGSEIDRVTLYRILASFEEKGILHKVFDLNGTATYALCSTKCTEHHHHDQHVHFICSVCNSVFCLDETNVPKINLPKGFSLQSIAVNAVGLCNQCTEK; via the coding sequence ATGAAAGTGGACATGGACTCGGAAAATTTAGATCATCAACAAGAAGAATTCGCACAAATTCTAAAGGCAAATAAGTTAAAAATTACCCAGCCTAGACTCCGTGTTTTGGACACCATCTCTACTAAAACTGCAGCGATATCTCAACCCGAATTAGAAAAAATATTAGGCTCCGAAATAGATCGGGTTACCTTATATCGAATACTCGCGAGCTTCGAAGAGAAGGGGATTCTTCATAAAGTTTTTGACCTGAACGGTACAGCGACTTATGCCCTTTGTTCGACGAAATGTACCGAGCATCATCACCACGACCAACATGTACATTTCATCTGTTCAGTATGCAATTCGGTATTTTGTTTAGATGAAACGAACGTTCCAAAAATCAATCTTCCGAAAGGTTTCAGTCTGCAATCCATCGCCGTAAATGCTGTCGGTCTATGCAATCAATGCACAGAAAAATAA
- the fsa gene encoding fructose-6-phosphate aldolase, with translation MKFFIDTANLEQIKEAQDLGVLDGVTTNPSLMAKEGISGEENVINHYKAICAIVDGDVSAEVISTDYEGMIKEGEALAALDSKIVVKVPMIKDGVKAIKYFSKKGIKTNCTLVFSAGQALLAAKAGATYVSPFIGRLDDISVDGLGLIEEIREIYDNYGFQTQILAASVRHSAHILGCAKIGADVMTGPLSAITALLKHPLTDSGLAQFLADHAKAAGK, from the coding sequence ATGAAATTTTTTATTGATACCGCTAATTTAGAGCAAATCAAAGAAGCGCAAGATTTAGGCGTTTTAGACGGTGTAACAACAAATCCTTCCTTAATGGCTAAAGAAGGTATTTCTGGCGAGGAAAACGTAATTAATCATTATAAAGCGATTTGTGCAATCGTCGATGGCGATGTGAGTGCGGAAGTAATTTCTACGGATTACGAGGGTATGATTAAAGAAGGAGAAGCTTTAGCGGCATTGGATAGCAAGATCGTTGTAAAGGTTCCGATGATTAAAGACGGCGTAAAAGCTATCAAATACTTCAGTAAAAAAGGGATTAAAACAAACTGTACATTGGTATTTTCTGCTGGTCAAGCTTTATTAGCTGCGAAAGCAGGAGCAACTTATGTATCTCCGTTTATCGGTCGTTTAGATGACATCTCTGTTGATGGTTTAGGCTTAATCGAAGAGATCCGTGAGATCTATGATAACTACGGTTTTCAGACACAAATCTTAGCAGCTTCTGTACGCCACAGTGCACATATTTTAGGCTGTGCGAAGATTGGAGCTGACGTAATGACAGGTCCTCTATCAGCAATCACCGCGCTTTTAAAGCACCCATTAACGGATAGCGGATTGGCGCAATTCTTAGCAGATCACGCAAAAGCTGCAGGCAAGTAA
- a CDS encoding transposase produces the protein MINQAKALKLIKLYQYVCDKYDSELQYYCQRFSNNNKPDFTDQEVLTIYLFSVHEEQRLRIKQIHKFASDYLMDWFPKLTSYVAFNTRINRLFDVLRSLCQSVVEDFAPEECSREFSLLDSMPIITCSGTRRAKVALEITDKSFCSTKRLWYFGLKLHALNSYNKSTLPRPESIVISKASESDLNIFKENWASIAGRTFFGDKIYRDAPFFEWFYKEKKSIMYTPIRETQGKPDCLKNRDRAYNDLFSRAVSKVRQPIESFFNWINEKTQIQNASKVRSTKGLLVHVFGKLTACFIKPIFNP, from the coding sequence ATGATCAATCAGGCCAAGGCTCTAAAATTAATAAAATTATACCAGTATGTTTGTGATAAATATGACAGTGAACTGCAATATTACTGTCAGCGATTTTCAAACAATAACAAACCTGACTTTACTGATCAGGAGGTTTTGACCATCTATTTATTCAGTGTGCACGAGGAACAGCGGCTAAGGATCAAGCAGATCCATAAATTCGCCTCCGATTATCTGATGGATTGGTTTCCCAAGCTAACTTCATACGTAGCATTCAACACCCGTATCAACCGCCTTTTTGATGTTTTGAGATCTCTCTGTCAGTCAGTTGTAGAGGACTTTGCTCCAGAGGAGTGCTCCAGAGAATTTTCCCTACTGGACTCTATGCCCATCATAACCTGCAGTGGGACTAGAAGGGCAAAGGTAGCTCTGGAGATAACGGATAAAAGCTTCTGCTCAACGAAGAGGCTTTGGTATTTTGGATTAAAGCTTCATGCGCTCAACAGTTATAACAAATCCACGCTGCCTCGTCCGGAAAGCATTGTAATAAGCAAGGCATCTGAAAGTGACCTGAACATATTTAAGGAGAATTGGGCATCCATCGCAGGTAGGACGTTCTTTGGTGACAAGATATATCGTGACGCCCCGTTCTTCGAGTGGTTTTATAAAGAAAAAAAATCAATTATGTATACTCCGATAAGGGAAACCCAAGGAAAACCAGATTGTTTAAAAAACAGGGATCGTGCTTATAATGACCTGTTTTCAAGAGCAGTATCTAAGGTAAGACAACCAATCGAATCCTTTTTTAATTGGATAAATGAAAAAACACAGATACAAAACGCAAGTAAGGTCAGATCTACCAAAGGACTATTAGTACATGTGTTCGGTAAATTAACAGCCTGTTTCATAAAGCCTATTTTCAACCCTTAA
- a CDS encoding MFS transporter, with protein sequence MQLFRSLAYPNFRLHVIGQAISLLGTWMQRIAISWLVYQLTGSVFWLGFVSFISLLPSLVLSPFIGAFVDRHKKYRLVFITQIGLMIQAGLLALLVYLKLESVLYLSILGFIQGVINAFDVLGRQSLLVSLVDDRKDLPNAIALNSSIFNAARMVGPAIGGVLLSTYGELACFTLNFISFIPVIICLMLMKVQEKVIIIPNESAFEGLKHGFEYLKRSPHIMSLIVILTFSSLLVIPYTSLLPAVARELFAGDERTFSWFESAAGLGAMIGAINMARLKSGDNLRYRVLFSALAMGISLALLAYAQYLPAALFFTMGVSFAMMMQNSSINTYIQTHAMPAYRARAMSYYVMAFQGIFPIGSLLTGAIAEIVGIKNTLYIMGACGVLISVGFYIYLRIHIQRRLFKANFR encoded by the coding sequence ATGCAGTTATTTAGATCATTAGCATATCCGAACTTTAGACTCCACGTCATTGGACAAGCCATCTCACTTTTGGGAACTTGGATGCAAAGGATAGCTATTAGTTGGTTGGTATATCAGTTAACAGGCTCCGTTTTCTGGTTAGGATTCGTTTCTTTTATCTCCCTATTGCCTTCTTTAGTGCTATCACCGTTTATCGGTGCTTTCGTCGATAGGCATAAAAAGTATAGATTAGTATTTATTACGCAGATAGGCTTGATGATACAAGCCGGATTGTTGGCGTTGTTGGTTTATTTGAAACTAGAATCTGTTCTTTATTTGTCAATTCTAGGCTTTATCCAAGGTGTTATCAATGCTTTTGATGTGCTTGGTAGACAATCCTTATTGGTTTCTTTAGTTGATGATAGAAAGGATCTGCCGAATGCAATAGCTTTGAATTCGTCCATATTCAATGCTGCACGAATGGTAGGACCCGCGATTGGCGGGGTGTTGCTATCTACTTACGGTGAATTAGCTTGTTTTACGCTAAATTTTATCAGTTTTATCCCGGTTATCATATGTTTAATGCTGATGAAGGTGCAGGAAAAGGTGATTATAATCCCTAACGAAAGTGCATTTGAAGGGCTGAAGCATGGATTTGAGTACCTGAAAAGGTCTCCGCATATTATGTCGCTCATTGTTATTTTGACCTTTTCGAGTCTTTTAGTAATTCCCTATACATCCTTGTTACCAGCCGTCGCTCGAGAACTATTTGCAGGGGATGAGCGCACTTTTTCTTGGTTTGAGAGTGCAGCTGGATTAGGCGCAATGATTGGTGCCATCAACATGGCACGTCTAAAATCTGGCGATAACCTTCGTTATCGGGTCCTATTCTCCGCTTTAGCGATGGGTATTTCATTAGCTTTGTTAGCATACGCGCAATATCTTCCCGCAGCTTTATTCTTTACTATGGGCGTCTCCTTTGCGATGATGATGCAGAATTCGTCAATCAACACCTATATTCAGACTCATGCCATGCCAGCGTATCGGGCTCGGGCGATGTCTTATTATGTAATGGCATTTCAAGGGATATTCCCTATTGGTAGTTTATTAACAGGAGCTATTGCTGAAATTGTAGGCATAAAAAACACCCTCTACATTATGGGAGCATGCGGGGTGCTAATATCTGTTGGCTTTTATATCTATCTAAGAATTCATATTCAACGGCGCCTATTTAAAGCTAATTTCCGTTGA
- a CDS encoding retropepsin-like aspartic protease, translated as MYKIPFEVIGLQADGFHIITKTTIYDKTFKIVIDTGASKTVLDKQTLLSSGLAEDNFQNTDILSTGLGTNTMESFMLSIPELKLHDWSVKNFTVAVLDLSSINYAYTQIGIAPVIGVLGGDILKAYGAIIDYKKNELRLNQRKLALNRRR; from the coding sequence ATGTATAAAATCCCATTTGAAGTCATCGGCCTACAAGCCGATGGCTTTCATATTATAACTAAAACCACTATCTACGACAAGACGTTCAAGATTGTTATTGACACAGGGGCTTCAAAGACCGTTCTCGATAAACAAACGCTCTTAAGTTCGGGATTAGCAGAAGACAATTTCCAAAATACAGATATCCTTTCCACTGGATTAGGCACTAATACCATGGAAAGCTTTATGCTTAGTATTCCAGAGTTGAAACTTCATGATTGGTCGGTGAAGAATTTCACAGTCGCAGTTCTTGACTTGAGTTCGATCAATTATGCCTATACGCAAATCGGAATAGCCCCTGTCATCGGAGTTTTAGGCGGTGATATCCTTAAAGCTTACGGAGCGATCATCGATTATAAAAAAAATGAGCTCAGGCTAAATCAACGGAAATTAGCTTTAAATAGGCGCCGTTGA
- a CDS encoding malate dehydrogenase, producing the protein MKITVVGAGAVGATTADNLVRRNVAEEIVLLDIKEGFAEGKAQDMMQTAALLGFESHIKGVTNDYQATAGSAVAVITSGIPRKPGMTREELIGTNAGIVKSVVENLIKHSPDIIILIVSNPMDTMTYLALKTSGLPKNRIIGMGGALDSARFKYQISDKLNASANDLNAIVIGGHGDTTMIPLIKHATWNSVKVSSFLTEEEEGEIVKKTMVGGATLTALIGTSAWYAPGAAAAAMVESIVKNQNKLFTASVFLEGEFGQEDINIGVPVIINNKGWDRIVPMELSDKEQELFAASADAVRKMNDVLYDEGILKK; encoded by the coding sequence ATGAAAATAACCGTTGTTGGTGCAGGCGCAGTTGGAGCAACTACCGCAGACAATCTGGTAAGACGCAATGTAGCAGAAGAAATTGTGCTGCTTGATATTAAAGAAGGCTTCGCAGAAGGTAAAGCACAAGATATGATGCAAACCGCTGCTTTATTAGGCTTCGAATCGCATATCAAAGGCGTCACGAACGATTATCAAGCGACTGCAGGTTCCGCCGTAGCAGTTATTACCTCCGGAATTCCGCGTAAACCCGGCATGACGCGCGAAGAACTAATCGGAACGAATGCCGGAATCGTTAAATCAGTAGTAGAAAACCTGATTAAACACTCTCCAGACATCATTATTCTTATCGTTTCCAACCCAATGGATACGATGACTTATTTAGCTTTGAAAACCAGCGGGCTTCCAAAGAATCGAATCATTGGAATGGGAGGTGCATTAGATTCCGCACGTTTCAAATATCAGATCAGTGATAAATTGAATGCATCGGCAAATGATCTAAATGCTATCGTTATCGGTGGCCATGGCGATACGACCATGATTCCATTGATCAAACATGCCACTTGGAACAGTGTAAAAGTTTCATCTTTCCTAACAGAGGAGGAAGAAGGGGAAATCGTAAAGAAAACGATGGTCGGTGGAGCTACATTAACTGCCTTGATCGGTACCTCGGCTTGGTATGCACCAGGAGCCGCGGCAGCAGCGATGGTCGAAAGCATTGTTAAAAATCAAAATAAACTGTTCACAGCTTCTGTATTCTTGGAAGGCGAGTTTGGACAGGAAGATATAAATATCGGCGTCCCTGTAATTATTAACAATAAAGGTTGGGACCGAATAGTACCTATGGAGCTTTCTGATAAAGAGCAAGAATTGTTTGCTGCTTCGGCCGACGCGGTTCGAAAAATGAACGACGTTCTTTATGATGAAGGCATTTTAAAGAAGTAA
- the tamL gene encoding translocation and assembly module lipoprotein TamL: protein MRNKLILPCFLGLLLSSCNPTKYVAENEKLYKEGDVVIHHDSISEERREGFETFLESSLMPKPNKKFAGIYFKLGMWNMGGGPDSTNNFVRKWLKRNGEEPVLLSDVNREYNQNLLRGKMENLGFFQARVTSDTLIDGKFATVRYDAFPGKIYRINKVQIDIDSTTQIGRSIHDVHNKSVLRPGNNYNLDVILNERERIDNELKYKGYYYFGADNILVEVDSTIGNNKVDMFLTIKPETPEKAKTPQKIGNVYIFPNYRETTGTNRRRIPRGTEKYDGKYYIIDRENRFRKKVLANHIFLEPGKLYHRWEHQQTINHLVNLNAFKFVKNDFVDSPDSANTLDVYYYLTPMQKRALRLELIAKTAAVYNGTEANINWTFKNAFKGFETVTLSVFGGYETQTGGNVNLNSSYIRYGAEVGINWPRLLSPYKWAPGKQYIPRTFLKVGYEFLNRRTAYTLNSFTTNFGYAWKENGQKEHNLTLAEIIYVQPRGISDEYRAQMDTVPTLRHIVDPQFSFGPNYTYTFTNTMEEKKHTFYAKAGLNTSGNILGLIQGADYKEGNIKELFGTPYSQFVKAEADLRHYMKLSASSQLASRIMIGTSYSYGNSRSLPYLKQYFTGGPNGLRAFRARSVGPGSSLPENIGEDNFFADQTGDLKLELNTEYRSKIAGMFHWAAFIDAGNVWLQREDENKPGGKFSKAFLSELAVGGGVGLRVDLDFLIIRTDFAIPFRVPYRDKGDRWVFKYIDIRERDWRRDNLVFNLAIGYPF from the coding sequence ATGAGAAATAAACTAATATTACCTTGCTTTTTAGGGTTATTACTTAGCAGTTGTAACCCCACCAAATATGTTGCAGAGAACGAAAAGCTTTATAAGGAAGGTGATGTAGTCATACATCATGATTCTATTTCTGAAGAGCGTAGAGAAGGCTTTGAAACTTTTCTAGAATCATCGCTTATGCCGAAGCCAAACAAGAAGTTTGCTGGCATTTACTTTAAATTAGGGATGTGGAATATGGGTGGCGGTCCTGATTCAACCAATAACTTCGTTCGTAAATGGTTAAAGCGCAATGGTGAAGAACCGGTATTATTGAGCGATGTGAATCGTGAATACAATCAAAACCTCTTACGCGGTAAGATGGAGAATCTGGGGTTCTTCCAAGCGCGCGTAACTTCCGATACCCTAATCGATGGCAAATTTGCTACTGTTCGATACGACGCATTCCCCGGAAAGATATACCGTATCAATAAGGTGCAAATCGATATCGATAGTACAACACAAATCGGACGCTCTATCCATGACGTTCATAATAAATCGGTGTTACGCCCTGGCAACAACTATAATCTTGACGTCATTCTGAATGAGCGCGAGCGAATTGACAATGAACTTAAGTACAAAGGATATTACTATTTCGGCGCAGACAATATTTTAGTGGAAGTGGACAGCACAATCGGGAATAATAAAGTTGATATGTTCCTAACGATCAAACCAGAGACTCCCGAAAAGGCAAAAACACCGCAAAAAATCGGGAATGTTTATATATTCCCTAACTATCGCGAAACCACAGGCACGAATAGACGTCGTATCCCTCGCGGGACAGAGAAATATGATGGCAAATATTATATTATTGACCGGGAAAACCGCTTTCGTAAGAAGGTGTTGGCAAATCACATCTTCCTAGAACCTGGAAAACTGTATCATCGTTGGGAACATCAGCAAACGATCAATCACTTAGTTAATTTAAATGCTTTTAAATTTGTGAAGAACGACTTTGTTGATAGTCCGGATTCTGCAAATACACTCGATGTTTATTATTACCTCACGCCGATGCAAAAACGGGCTTTGCGCTTAGAATTGATCGCGAAGACCGCTGCAGTATATAATGGTACCGAGGCGAATATCAATTGGACCTTTAAGAATGCATTTAAAGGCTTTGAAACAGTTACATTATCCGTATTCGGTGGATATGAAACGCAAACGGGCGGAAATGTCAATTTGAATTCCAGCTATATCCGCTATGGCGCAGAAGTTGGGATCAATTGGCCACGACTCCTTTCACCTTACAAATGGGCGCCGGGAAAACAATATATTCCTAGAACCTTCTTGAAGGTTGGCTATGAATTCCTGAACAGAAGAACGGCTTATACCCTGAATTCTTTCACGACGAACTTCGGTTATGCCTGGAAAGAAAACGGGCAGAAAGAGCACAACTTAACACTTGCGGAGATTATCTACGTTCAGCCTCGTGGGATATCCGATGAGTATAGGGCGCAGATGGATACCGTCCCTACCCTTCGCCATATTGTCGATCCGCAATTCTCGTTTGGCCCTAATTACACCTATACCTTCACCAATACGATGGAGGAGAAAAAGCATACTTTTTATGCTAAAGCTGGTTTAAATACGTCGGGAAATATCCTGGGTTTGATTCAAGGTGCAGACTACAAAGAGGGAAACATCAAAGAATTGTTTGGGACACCGTATTCACAATTTGTGAAGGCTGAGGCTGATTTACGTCATTATATGAAATTATCGGCGTCTTCGCAATTAGCATCCCGTATTATGATCGGAACAAGTTACTCTTATGGTAACTCCCGTTCCCTTCCCTACTTAAAACAATATTTCACAGGTGGTCCAAATGGGTTACGTGCATTTAGAGCGCGTTCAGTAGGCCCCGGGTCGTCACTTCCTGAAAACATCGGAGAAGACAACTTCTTCGCTGACCAAACCGGTGACTTAAAGCTGGAATTAAACACAGAATATCGTTCTAAAATCGCTGGCATGTTCCATTGGGCAGCTTTTATCGATGCTGGAAACGTATGGCTGCAGCGCGAGGATGAAAACAAACCAGGTGGAAAATTCAGTAAGGCATTCTTGTCAGAACTGGCCGTTGGCGGCGGTGTCGGACTGCGTGTGGACCTAGACTTCTTGATAATACGTACAGATTTTGCAATTCCGTTCCGCGTACCTTATCGCGATAAAGGCGACCGTTGGGTGTTCAAATATATCGATATTCGTGAACGCGACTGGCGCCGTGACAACTTAGTATTCAACCTAGCAATCGGATATCCATTCTAA